Sequence from the Mytilus galloprovincialis chromosome 13, xbMytGall1.hap1.1, whole genome shotgun sequence genome:
attaaaatattaaaaatttcaggCACAAGAAATTTTGCAAATTCCATGTTTGGAATTATAAGTTgaaaataatagcctgttatttattattttatgtattaaTTTGTCTAATATAGATTTAAGGATTGTATACGTAGTTGACAGTAAACAAATTAgaaaaacatattacaaatacattttactATGATTATATGAATTACTATGCTTTTCTAATGTTTTTATAGTCAGAAAATTAATGTAGACAATTCATGTATTCATATTTTATAGTTTtagacaaattttaaaatgacCATTCAAAtcatattcatttattcattgtGACAGACATGCAGATTTGAATTGTAGTacatacatatattcatatatatcatatatgtcaTAAATCATCTTAAGTGAAAGCCTACTCTTGGTAAAACATTAAAGAATTGATTTCTTCCTAAAACTTGTTGACATGTTGAAGTTTCGATTTTTTAAATGCTgatttgtaatatttttgttcCAGATTTATATTGTTGGCCATCTTTTCCTTGGCCTTACTGGTACCCCAGTTTTATGTACTGGTTCTTAAGAAGACAACAAGATGGTGTATCCAGCCTTTGTTTCAACTTCTCATTGTATCCATAGTCTTCACAATGATTGCAATAGGTGAGGTTATATATGTATTACAAAATCTTGTACAAGCAGTTCAACATCCTAAATAATGGTTTTATGATAGCAGGTCAGTAGTTTGTGTATAATCTATGTTTAAgtgtttgtaaaataaattgatttcGTCTTGTttattgataaattgtttatattaagCTGCAATTTGATATCGATTAGTCTTATTGGTGTTTAAAACCAGATATAACATACAGAAAAGCATAGGccttatataaaaagaaataggTTCTACTTATAGTTCTCCTATAATATACATGTAGCCATTTAAATTCCCAAAGTTTTTTAAGGATAGCAATattagaataagaagatgtggtcttattgcccatgagacaacaatccacccAAGTTCAAATGACATGAATGTAAGCAATCATACTTTATGGTACTTTATGGTAAATCTAATTATCTTGACTTAAATATATTTCTACAGAAGAGGGAATGCATGGaactatcagataattataatctaaataaaaaacaaaggaTGGTGATCCATTCACAACACAAAATCATGCTCAgcaaaaaaacccacaaaaagcAGAGAAACAGGGcttttgctgttcttcatctcaacgTCACAGTAAGGCCTTCAATTAAAACACAGCAATAAATCCTCTAGCTTCAGGATGAGTGGAATAGGAGTATGAATTTAAGAACTTGACTACAGTTTTTCTAATAGCAGTTCACTTTGTTTCAAATGTATcgacaataaataaaactttgatttgatGTTTTTGTCATTGACAAAGCTGTTCAGCATCTTGGAGGAAATGCATCAATTATAACCAGCAATACATAATGTTGATGTTCGTTTCAGGTTTCACACTACTGTTCATGTTGATGAACCCAGTACCAAGACTGATCAAATTTGTCTTCCATGTTTTTGGCGTTATTTGTTTCATAGAAGGTTTGGTACATATTGGACTGACATCACAAGCTGCAGAATGTGTAAGTCTTTCTCAGGaagtttttaaccttttttacCCCCTCGCATTGGAGGGGGCATTAATTGATACATTTGTCTGTACATGTATTGTACATACATACATCCCAAAATTAGTTTCTGTTCTCCTACTTTAGTTTGCTCCAAcagaatgttatgaaacttaatacacagATCTGATAACCAGAAAACACAGATTGAGTTCTAGTTTGGGTGGCATTCTTTTTACAGCTCTCTAGCTATGTCCCTTTATGAGGTTATATGTGAGTGGTGGCATCTGTGTCCCCATGGACATATTTTCCGTTAATAAGAAATGGTACATTATCATATgtaattgtatattatgtatCAAAACTTTGGTTGTTCTCAATTGTCATTGTCATTGAAGAtagtaaatttttcaaattttccgctatttatattttctattcaCAAAAGCTAACATGATGCATGAATTTTATGTTGCTTGATCCAATCTtcaaatactttatttcaaaatgGATTTTCAGCTTTTTATTAGAGCCAAGAAATTGCATTTCCAAACTATTCAAATGTTCTGATAAGAGAAGTACATttagtgtcacaagttttaataCGACTGCATTGGTCCTATATTGGTATCACTATGGCGTCGtagtctatgaccacaaaagtgagggttgggattgattttgggagttttagtcccaacagtttaggaattaggggccaaaaacaggtcccaaataagcaattttcttggtttttacacaataactttagtataagctAATaggaatctatgaaattttaacacaaggtttatgacctcaaaaggaaggtttggattgattttgggagttttggtcccaacgaattaggggccgaaggggtccaaaattaaactttgtttgattttatcaaaaatgaattattggggttctttgatatgccaaatctaacagtgtatttagattcctaatttttggtcctgttttcaaattggtctacattaaggtccaaagggtccaaattaacttagcttgattttaacaaaaattgaattcttggggttctttgatatgctgaatctagacatgtacttaaatttttatacgaccgcaaaatttgaaaaatttttcgtcgtatattgctatcacgttggcgtcgtcgtcgtcgtcgtcgtcgtccgaatacttttagttttcgcactctaactttagtagaagtgaatagaaatctatgaaattttaacacaaggtttatgaccacaaatggaaggttgggattgattttgggagttttggtcccaacattttaggaattaggggccaaaaagggcccaaataagcattttcttggttttcgcactataactttagttgaagttaatagaaatctatgaaattttgacacaaggtttatgaccacaaaagaaaggttgggattgattttgggagttttggttccaacagtttaggaattaggggccaaaaaagggccaaataagcattattcttggtttttgcacaataactttagtttaagtaaatagaaatcaatgaaatttaaacacaatgtttatgaccacaaaaggaaggttggtattgattttgggagttttggtctaaacagtttaggaataaagggcccaaagggtccaaaattaaactttgtttgatttcatcaaaaattgaataattggggttctttgatatgccgaatctaactgtgtatgtagattcttaatttttggtcccgttttcaaattggtctacattaaggtccaaagggtccaaaattaaacttagtttgattttaacaaaaattgaatccttggggttctttgatatgctgaatctaaaaatgtacttagatttcttattattggcccagttttcaagttggtccaaatcggggtccaaaattaaactttgtttgatttcatcaaaaattgaataattggggttctttgatatgccaaatctaactgtgtatgtagattcttaatttttggtcccgttttaaaattggtctacattaaggtccaaagggtccaaaattaaactaattttgattttaacaaaaattgaattcttgggcctttttgatatgctgaatctaaacatgtacttagatttttgattatgggcccagttttcaagttggtccaaatcaggatccaaaattattatattaagtattgtgcaatagcaagaaattttcaattgcacagtattcagcaatagcaagaaatcttcaattgcacagtattgtgcaatagcaagaaatcttcaattgcacagtattgtgcaatagcaaatattttcaattgcacagtattgcacaatagcaagaaatatctaattgcacaatattgtgcaatagcaagaaattccaattggatttcaattggagttatctttctttgtccagaatagtagttgaatcaacttaaatcattgttttatacaatatacaatgtatattcactattactaccaactgatagattaaaacaatctttaccattcagtaataacaagcactttttttacattttaatattttatgatgtatttaaatgagtagttattgttgcaaacttcattagaaatttgaattgagatcagttttgaaataagggaaagggggatgtgaaaaaaaaattggggggtcaatttttttcatttcagatttcataaataaaaagaaaatttcttcaaacctTTTTTTgtgaggattaatattcaacagcatagtgaattgttcaaaggcaaacatattttttttaagttcattagaccacattcattctgtgtcagaaacctatgctgtgtcaactatttaatcacaatccaaatttagagctgaatccagcttgaatgttgtgtccatacttgcccaaaccgttcagggttcaacctctgcggtcgtataaagctgcgccctgcggagcatctggttgattatgggcccagttttcaagttggtccaaattggggtccaaaattattatattaagtattccgcaatagcaagaaattttcaattgcacagtattccgcaatagcaagaaatcttcaattgcacagtattccgcaatagcaagaaatcttcaattgcacagtattgtgcaatagcaagaaattttcaattgcacagtattgcgcaataacaagaaatcttcaattgcacagtattgagcaatagcaagaaatttttaattgcacagttttgcttaatagcaagaaatattcaattgcacagtattgtcccattttcaaattggtctactttAAGGTCCaaagagtcaaaaattaaactttgtttgatttcaacaaaaatttaatagatggggttcttcaatatgctaaaTCTACCCATGTAttcagatttttaatatttgggcccggtaaTCAAATTGATCCACATTGAgatctaaagggtctaaaattgaacattatttgatttcatcaaaaattgaattcttggggttctgtGATATGCTGAAACTAACCATGTATTCAGATTTTAGTTATTGGACTAtgataggtaaatgtccaatttaaaaatttaaatttttaagtttaagttcttagaccacattaattctgtgtcagaaacctatgttgtatcaactatttaatcacaattcaaatttagagctgtatcaagcttaaatgttgtgtccatacttgccccaactgttcagggttcaacctctgcggtcgtgtaaagctgtgccctgcggagcatctggttatttatttttagtgGACCTTATTTAACAATCCCATTAGTTTTACACCTTTTATGCTGTTTCAGTGTTTATCAATTTTTAGACCACCTGTAAAGTTAGATTGAAAAAATGCTTTTCTGGAAAACTATAAATAGTTTGAGAATATATGTGTGTCAAGTAGT
This genomic interval carries:
- the LOC143057716 gene encoding uncharacterized protein LOC143057716 — translated: MWQYFWPHFVYHLMRWFPRDNRKKIFILLAIFSLALLVPQFYVLVLKKTTRWCIQPLFQLLIVSIVFTMIAIGFTLLFMLMNPVPRLIKFVFHVFGVICFIEGLVHIGLTSQAAECKNTTDELYQICYGYSWVCAISIIFFFLMLPFWVINVVKRDSVLDPRMRTGVCYEPVSCCSCLWHV